A region of Zeugodacus cucurbitae isolate PBARC_wt_2022May chromosome 5, idZeuCucr1.2, whole genome shotgun sequence DNA encodes the following proteins:
- the LOC105208994 gene encoding trypsin alpha, translated as MSLASNWLPILIITLAAFTISSAIVANESAVRERPQSRIFGGQNAAEGQFPYQVLVTRTFNGSMVICGGSIISRNYVVTAAQCVNGYPASNYWIRAGTVKFNTGGVVIQVAEVKIHPQYPTNSYEYDVALLRLSNPLNYSDTIKPILLASVELPEGTPTIISGWGGVASGGLANELQYNTAYTLNRTSCIQRLNTIPESIRCLVKSAGNGICGGDSGGPAAANGVLIGISSFYANSCNSSLPNGFTDVIYTRDWIRANSDSDCTCSA; from the exons ATGTCACTAGCAAGCAACTGGCTACCGATATTGATTATCACCCTCGCAGCGTTTACAATAAGCAGTGCCATTGTCGCCAATGAAAGTGCAGTTCGAGAGCGACCACAGAGTCGCATTTTCGGTGGACAAAATGCTGCTGAGGGTCAGTTTCCGTATCAGGTGTTGGTGACACGGACTTTCAATGGTTCTATGGTCATCTGTGGTGGTTCGATTATATCGAGGAATTATGTTGTGACCGCGGCGCAATGCGTGAACGG TTACCCCGCTTCGAACTATTGGATTCGCGCTGGTACTGTGAAATTTAATACGGGTGGTGTTGTAATACAAGTGGCCGAGGTAAAAATACATCCACAATATCCCACTAATTCCTATGAATATGATGTCGCCTTGCTTAGACTTAGTAACCCATTGAATTACAGTGATACAATTAAACCGATATTACTTGCAAGCGTGGAGTTACCCGAAGGCACACCGACCATAATAAGCGGTTGGGGTGGTGTAGCAAGTGGTGGATTGGCCAATGAATTGCAATATAATACAGCGTACACCTTAAATCGTACTTCGTGCATACAGCGTTTAAATACAATTCCCGAATCGATACGTTGTCTCGTTAAGAGCGCTGGCAATGGTATCTGTGGTGGCGATTCTGGTGGTCCAGCTGCGGCTAATGGCGTTCTAATCGGTATTTCGTCATTTTATGCCAATAGTTGCAACAGTAGCTTGCCGAATGGCTTCACCGACGTCATTTATACAAGGGATTGGATTCGTGCAAATTCAGATTCTGATTGTACATGTTCTGcttaa